A stretch of Henckelia pumila isolate YLH828 chromosome 4, ASM3356847v2, whole genome shotgun sequence DNA encodes these proteins:
- the LOC140867258 gene encoding F-box/kelch-repeat protein At3g06240-like, translating into MDEPWLPMDVFIEILIFLPVKSILKFKCVSKTWRDLISSPLFMNRHLKCHRKHRVMLVKGDPSDTQIHGPCNGLVCIALGKSIFLCNPALREFKQLPPLNFPAGKRGEPLGFGFGFDQIGGGYKFIQIWGHEVPDILDLWYGLGENGINENQVDLYDSASDSWKRIDAKVPYVSNEPSVGVYTNGAIHWYTFSVTGNYPCILCFDTTSEAFRELHVHGNFPPAYEKRLIGLDGSLAMVLWNSSMQELNSNSYIETWVMKEYGVKESWTKRFCLNTCHIYFPLLIWRNEWLVFVTIDGQLAASSIRGNQSNKFEVYGFEFYLSAVVYEESLVSLMV; encoded by the exons ATGGATGAACCATGGCTGCCGATGGATGTTTTCATAGAAATTTTGATATTTCTCCCGGTGAAGTCGATACTCAAATTCAAGTGTGTTTCAAAAACTTGGCGAGATTTGATCAGCAGCCCTCTGTTCATGAATAGGCACTTGAAATGCCATAGGAAACACAGAGTCATGCTTGTGAAAG GCGATCCCTCAGATACCCAAATTCACGGTCCTTGCAATGGTCTTGTCTGCATCGCTCTGGGAAAGAGTATTTTCTTGTGTAATCCGGCATTGCGTGAATTCAAACAGTTGCCACCTTTAAATTTTCCGGCGGGGAAGAGGGGCGAACCTTTAGGATTTGGATTTGGGTTCGACCAAATTGGTGGAGGTTACAAGTTTATCCAGATATGGGGACATGAAGTGCCAGATATCTTAGATTTATGGTATGGTTTAGGGGAGAATGGCATCAATGAAAACCAGGTTGATTTGTACGATTCGGCCTCCGATTCGTGGAAGCGAATAGACGCAAAAGTGCCTTATGTCAGTAATGAACCTAGTGTTGGAGTTTACACTAACGGAGCGATTCACTGGTATACATTCTCTGTTACCGGGAATTATCCGTGCATTCTCTGTTTCGACACGACTTCGGAGGCTTTTCGAGAGTTACACGTCCATGGTAACTTCCCTCCAGCTTATGAAAAGCGCCTGATAGGGTTAGATGGTAGCCTCGCCATGGTTTTGTGGAATTCTTCGATGCAAGAATTAAATAGTAATAGTTATATTGAGACTTGGGTAATGAAGGAATATGGAGTGAAAGAGTCGTGGACCAAACGGTTTTGTTTGAACACTTGCCATATTTATTTCCCTCTTTTGATTTGGAGGAACGAGTGGTTGGTGTTTGTTACCATTGATGGTCAACTTGCAGCTAGTTCAATCCGCGGAAACCAGTCCAATAAATTTGAGGTTTATGGATTCGAATTCTATCTTAGTGCAGTGGTGTACGAGGAGAGTTTGGTTAGCTTGATGGTATAA